One Rhipicephalus microplus isolate Deutch F79 chromosome 4, USDA_Rmic, whole genome shotgun sequence genomic window carries:
- the LOC142814025 gene encoding disintegrin and metalloproteinase domain-containing protein 10-like — protein sequence MASHCGAKLQPGSPCNDMRGYCDIFHKCRHVEPRGFLTRLQGFFLGGHSVDTLYEFVAK from the exons ATGGCCAGCCACTGCGGTGCCAAACTGCAACCGGGATCCCCGTGCAACGACATGCGCGGATACTGCGACATCTTTCACAAGTGCCGCCATGTCGAACCGCGCGGTTTCCTGACGCGGCTGCAGGGCTTCTTCCTGGGAGGGCACTCAGTCGACACCCTGTACGAGTTCGTCGCT AAATGA